One genomic segment of Hordeum vulgare subsp. vulgare chromosome 2H, MorexV3_pseudomolecules_assembly, whole genome shotgun sequence includes these proteins:
- the LOC123431063 gene encoding uncharacterized protein LOC123431063 translates to MKERQLVNLVQRYGRGGLYTVSRMKAEEQLFYGSTAEAQAAATLAASRMERISRLPPPRLRFESYRSKYKRLDFLPFYGGGGRGRDSKMLCVDSAGSAILCNADGRSLQPVPNLNEPKGVSPASFSIPRIDAIEPKRSEALYVLARSAPSRNSFTFEVLVYGEKNWHWVLLPPPPYVNDPLYDSTFIQSYTLLGDGSTICISSTENNPVGTYCFDTVSRKWEKAGRWALPLYGRAEHVPELSNLWFGIADKSPHYLCALDLSNLDRVPKVLSDWPDLDPPEGWVQIRSSLLYLGAGKFCITKIFDIGDQETQEITSGVVAVCTGVEMTCGASGMEAVQEGSSQLQMIKHKSFVSYDGIECVL, encoded by the coding sequence ATGAAGGAGCGGCAGTTGGTGAATTTGGTGCAGAGGTATGGCAGAGGCGGATTGTATACGGTGAGTCGCATGAAGGCGGAGGAGCAACTCTTCTACGGATCCACGGCGGAAGCACAAGCAGCAGCAACACTAGCGGCATCCAGGATGGAGAGGATCTCGCGGTTGCCTCCGCCCAGGCTCAGATTCGAGTCATACCGCTCAAAATACAAGAGGCTCGATTTCCTTCCCTTctatggaggaggaggcagaggccgcGATAGCAAGATGCTCTGCGTGGACTCTGCCGGAAGCGCCATCCTCTGCAACGCGGACGGCCGCTCTCTCCAGCCGGTTCCCAACCTTAACGAACCCAAGGGAGTCAGCCCCGCCTCCTTCTCCATCCCCAGGATCGACGCCATTGAGCCCAAGCGCTCTGAAGCTCTCTACGTTCTTGCCAGGTCCGCCCCAAGCCGCAACTCTTTCACCTTCGAGGTCCTCGTCTATGGCGAGAAGAATTGGCACTGGGTTCTGCTCCCACCGCCACCCTACGTCAACGACCCACTCTATGACTCCACATTCATCCAGTCGTACACGCTtctgggtgatggctccactattTGCATCTCCTCCACTGAGAATAACCCCGTCGGCACCTACTGCTTCGACACGGTTAGCCGCAAGTGGGAAAAGGCTGGTCGCTGGGCGCTGCCCTTGTACGGCAGGGCTGAGCATGTCCCTGAGCTTTCCAACCTCTGGTTCGGCATAGCCGACAAGAGTCCCCACTACTTGTGCGCATTGGACCTCTCCAATCTGGACAGGGTTCCCAAGGTGCTTAGTGACTGGCCAGACCTTGACCCCCCTGAGGGCTGGGTGCAGATAAGGAGCAGCCTGCTGTACCTGGGAGCGGGCAAGTTTTGCATAACCAAAATCTTTGACATCGGCGACCAAGAAACACAAGAGATCACCAGTGGCGTCGTGGCTGTGTGCACTGGGGTGGAGATGACCTGCGGAGCTTCTGGTATGGAGGCGGTGCAGGAAGGATCATCCCAACTCCAGATGATCAAGCACAAGTCCTTTGTCAGCTATGATGGCATCGAGTGTGTCCTCTGA